The Prosthecobacter algae genome has a segment encoding these proteins:
- a CDS encoding ferredoxin family protein — MITHTARPLKVVLYEGNGALPLPPEARLKVMTALLDKGYAVSRVTPTSVTATPSDDHTLLLLGTFPQRQAPALEDVTGRIQIETRDITDLDPETVVALVDKTRGDKPMNEPGKWKPWFPVIDYSRCTNCMQCLSFCLFDVYGVSEENKIQVQNNDNCKTNCPACSRVCPEVAIMFPKYQAGPINGDDVSAADHGREKMKVDISSLLGGDIYSALKDRSAAAKSRFSKERSPDKALDERKKCLTKLVSDGFIPMDVLASLPSPDEILRKAEVAKARAAAALAAQPGAQPAS; from the coding sequence ATGATCACCCACACCGCCCGCCCGCTGAAAGTCGTCCTTTATGAAGGCAATGGTGCCCTGCCACTGCCGCCCGAGGCCCGCCTCAAGGTCATGACCGCCCTGCTGGACAAAGGCTACGCCGTATCCCGCGTCACCCCCACCAGTGTCACCGCCACACCATCGGACGATCACACGCTGCTCCTCCTCGGCACCTTCCCCCAGCGTCAGGCTCCGGCCCTGGAAGACGTCACCGGCCGCATCCAGATCGAAACCCGCGACATCACGGATCTCGATCCCGAAACCGTCGTCGCCTTGGTGGATAAAACACGCGGCGACAAGCCCATGAACGAACCCGGCAAGTGGAAGCCCTGGTTCCCCGTCATTGACTACAGCCGCTGCACCAACTGCATGCAGTGCCTCAGCTTCTGCCTCTTCGATGTTTACGGCGTCAGTGAAGAAAACAAGATCCAGGTCCAGAACAACGACAACTGCAAGACCAACTGCCCCGCCTGCTCCCGCGTCTGCCCGGAGGTGGCCATCATGTTCCCCAAATACCAGGCCGGCCCCATCAATGGCGACGACGTCAGCGCCGCCGACCATGGTCGCGAAAAGATGAAGGTGGACATCTCCTCCCTCCTCGGCGGCGACATCTACTCCGCGCTCAAGGACCGCAGCGCCGCCGCCAAGAGCCGCTTCAGCAAAGAGCGCAGCCCGGACAAGGCCCTCGACGAGCGCAAAAAATGCCTCACCAAACTCGTCAGCGATGGCTTCATCCCCATGGATGTCCTCGCCTCCCTCCCCAGCCCGGACGAGATCCTCCGCAAGGCCGAAGTGGCCAAGGCCCGCGCCGCCGCAGCCCTCGCCGCCCAGCCGGGTGCCCAGCCCGCCTCCTGA
- a CDS encoding SAM-dependent methyltransferase, giving the protein MTPAADSLATPPQAQPWLVRIPEIFEGISGSILQQFGSSTSTRLGHEYHLIKTLTPKAIHQSEAAKFARWNLPMHHTWPCNPQKMEGFIEKAAQTLLKKFGESQPQGLFIGQLNPTSPDKYYKSLASNLRGRALQVFPKMAAGNVEEQDPAANTLYCLVGKEGLFTGLQSPRLCNGLYPGGSKYIDQDSPDTISRAGAKIAEALHYLLLHRPPMPAGSHWVELGACPGGMTSELLAREQRVTAIDRAPLDKRLNGRAGLKFIHADVATFTPQDGTVYDALLSDLNGPPFESLDHVIRLSRSLRPRGLIVFTLKVPRIETVEEPCDLFRKIVKTATAAGLRLFAQTHLTYNRHEFTLFFEKQGQGVGESFWKNAPTRKD; this is encoded by the coding sequence CCCCTCCCCAGGCCCAGCCCTGGCTGGTGCGCATTCCTGAAATCTTCGAAGGCATTTCCGGCAGCATCCTCCAGCAGTTCGGCAGCAGCACCAGCACCCGCTTGGGGCATGAGTACCACCTCATCAAGACCCTCACGCCGAAGGCCATCCACCAGTCCGAGGCCGCCAAGTTTGCCCGCTGGAATCTGCCCATGCACCACACCTGGCCCTGCAATCCGCAGAAGATGGAGGGTTTCATCGAAAAGGCCGCCCAGACCCTGCTGAAGAAATTTGGCGAAAGCCAGCCCCAGGGCCTTTTCATCGGCCAGCTCAATCCCACCTCGCCGGACAAGTATTACAAAAGCCTCGCCTCGAATCTCCGTGGCCGCGCCCTCCAGGTCTTCCCGAAGATGGCCGCAGGCAATGTCGAGGAGCAGGACCCCGCCGCCAATACGCTCTACTGCCTTGTGGGCAAAGAAGGCCTCTTCACCGGCCTGCAGTCCCCCCGCCTCTGCAATGGCCTCTACCCTGGCGGCAGCAAGTACATCGACCAAGACTCCCCCGATACCATCAGCCGCGCTGGGGCGAAGATCGCTGAGGCCCTGCACTACCTCCTGCTGCACCGCCCGCCCATGCCCGCAGGCAGCCATTGGGTGGAGCTGGGCGCTTGTCCCGGTGGCATGACTTCCGAGCTCCTTGCCCGCGAGCAGCGTGTCACCGCCATTGATCGCGCCCCGCTGGATAAGCGCCTCAATGGCCGTGCCGGGCTGAAGTTCATCCATGCCGATGTCGCCACCTTCACCCCCCAGGACGGCACCGTGTATGATGCCCTCTTGTCCGATCTCAATGGCCCCCCGTTTGAGTCACTGGATCACGTCATTCGTCTGTCGCGCTCCCTGCGTCCCCGGGGCCTCATCGTCTTCACGCTGAAGGTGCCCCGCATCGAGACCGTGGAGGAACCATGCGACCTCTTCCGCAAGATCGTCAAGACCGCCACCGCCGCAGGCCTCCGCCTCTTTGCCCAGACCCACCTCACCTACAATCGTCACGAGTTCACCCTCTTCTTCGAAAAACAGGGTCAGGGAGTGGGCGAGTCATTTTGGAAAAACGCGCCGACCCGGAAGGATTAG
- a CDS encoding ABC transporter permease subunit has product MSPSPSDVPATKTPGASRPVPERFIVSKGTLRWDRFMNSAIVFGGIGIIVAVSGIFAFIALEIAPLFQGARVEEKTKIALSAPTGALVGLDEWSELPFYFDGGSEVVFQPVKGGPAQRLPTGLPTGTQITAKRHDPVTGRMAIGTADGQVGFVGIHYQSEYQAQGKPLIKPAVKAEPLLPLREAAAAAPAATPTPVLDMDYADSGDKKLFAAIQEVNGQPQLTTMSLRQKKSLMGKGKTEIDAREDLTPLLAGAKPQRVLVAGTADSLVTLTDAGEVLYFYRLGSGWELRQRFKPFDGGQVSGVDYLFGQVSLVCYNEQGKVRIFSLFVPEGGTMRLFGQTKEFQPLDGPITYYRASQRNKSFLVGNAKECALCYATTASVRRSVKLPFEAVSVAMDAKAEHIGFLDTQGSMHLYEISDPHPEAGWSAFFGKVWYEGFAGPKYEWQSTSGTDDFEPKLSLIPLIMGSLKGTFYAMLFAVPIALLAAIYTSQFLAPGMKKIVKPAMEIMASLPSVVLGFLAALWLAPLIENRVPSVILLVISIPVSASLLGVLWGRMPIVYRNRLPKGTEYLIIAPVMLGFAWLGWQLGPAFEKVAFVATMPDGSQIADFRMWWPRFTGMSYDQRNCLVVGFMMGFAVIPVIFTIAEDALSNVPPSLTSASEALGASRWQVVRSVVLPIASAGILSAVMIGLGRAVGETMVVVMATGNTGFFDASGNFLLGEFGLGGGKFPLADHWNPFNGMRTLSANIAVELPEAAQNSTHYRTLFLGALVLFGMTFVLNTVAEVLRQKLRDKFKIV; this is encoded by the coding sequence ATGTCGCCCAGTCCCTCAGACGTACCCGCCACGAAGACACCGGGTGCATCACGCCCCGTTCCAGAACGCTTCATTGTCTCTAAAGGCACGCTGCGCTGGGATCGATTCATGAACTCGGCCATCGTCTTCGGTGGCATCGGCATCATCGTCGCCGTCTCCGGCATCTTTGCCTTCATCGCTCTGGAGATCGCCCCGCTTTTCCAGGGCGCACGGGTGGAAGAAAAGACCAAGATCGCCCTTTCCGCCCCCACGGGTGCCCTGGTGGGCCTGGATGAATGGTCGGAACTGCCCTTCTACTTTGATGGTGGCAGCGAGGTCGTTTTCCAGCCTGTGAAAGGCGGCCCCGCCCAGCGCCTGCCTACGGGCCTGCCCACAGGCACCCAGATCACCGCGAAACGTCACGATCCTGTCACAGGCCGCATGGCCATCGGCACGGCAGATGGGCAGGTGGGCTTTGTCGGCATCCATTACCAGTCGGAATACCAGGCCCAGGGCAAACCGCTGATCAAACCCGCCGTCAAGGCCGAGCCGCTGCTGCCCCTGCGCGAAGCCGCAGCAGCAGCTCCCGCCGCTACGCCCACCCCCGTGCTAGACATGGACTACGCGGACTCAGGTGACAAAAAGCTCTTTGCCGCCATTCAGGAGGTCAATGGCCAGCCCCAGCTCACCACCATGAGCCTGCGGCAAAAAAAGAGCCTCATGGGCAAGGGCAAGACTGAGATTGATGCCCGCGAAGACCTCACCCCCCTCCTCGCCGGGGCCAAGCCTCAGCGCGTCCTCGTTGCGGGTACCGCCGACAGTCTCGTGACCCTCACCGATGCTGGGGAGGTGCTGTATTTTTACCGCCTGGGCAGCGGCTGGGAACTGCGCCAGCGCTTCAAGCCCTTCGATGGCGGCCAGGTTTCCGGGGTGGATTACCTCTTTGGTCAGGTCAGCCTCGTTTGTTACAATGAGCAGGGGAAAGTCCGCATCTTCAGCCTCTTCGTACCCGAGGGCGGCACCATGCGTCTCTTTGGCCAGACCAAGGAATTTCAGCCCCTCGATGGCCCCATCACCTACTACCGCGCCAGCCAGCGGAACAAATCCTTCCTGGTCGGCAATGCCAAAGAGTGCGCCCTCTGCTACGCCACCACGGCCAGCGTGCGCCGCAGCGTGAAGCTGCCCTTTGAGGCAGTCTCCGTGGCCATGGATGCCAAGGCGGAGCACATCGGCTTTCTCGATACTCAGGGCAGTATGCACCTCTATGAGATTAGCGATCCGCACCCGGAAGCTGGCTGGAGCGCCTTCTTTGGCAAGGTCTGGTACGAGGGCTTTGCCGGGCCCAAGTACGAGTGGCAGAGCACCAGCGGCACGGATGACTTTGAGCCGAAGCTCTCCCTCATCCCCCTCATCATGGGCTCCCTGAAGGGCACCTTTTACGCGATGCTCTTCGCGGTGCCCATCGCGCTGCTGGCCGCCATTTACACCTCCCAGTTCCTGGCCCCCGGGATGAAAAAGATCGTCAAACCGGCGATGGAAATCATGGCCTCACTACCCTCCGTTGTGCTCGGTTTCCTCGCCGCCCTTTGGCTGGCCCCGCTCATCGAAAACCGCGTGCCCTCGGTCATCCTGCTGGTCATCTCCATCCCCGTTTCCGCCAGCCTGCTGGGCGTTTTGTGGGGCCGCATGCCCATCGTCTACCGCAACCGCCTGCCGAAAGGAACGGAGTACCTCATCATCGCCCCGGTCATGCTCGGTTTTGCCTGGCTCGGCTGGCAACTCGGCCCGGCTTTTGAGAAAGTCGCCTTTGTCGCCACCATGCCGGATGGCAGCCAGATCGCCGATTTCCGAATGTGGTGGCCGCGCTTCACCGGCATGTCCTATGACCAGCGCAACTGCCTCGTCGTCGGTTTCATGATGGGCTTCGCTGTCATCCCCGTCATCTTCACCATCGCGGAGGATGCCCTTTCGAATGTGCCCCCTTCCCTGACCTCCGCCTCGGAAGCCCTCGGCGCTTCGCGCTGGCAGGTGGTGCGCTCCGTCGTCCTGCCCATCGCCTCCGCAGGCATCCTCTCCGCCGTCATGATCGGCCTGGGCCGGGCCGTGGGTGAAACGATGGTCGTGGTGATGGCCACGGGCAACACGGGCTTCTTCGATGCCTCGGGCAACTTCTTGTTAGGCGAGTTCGGCCTCGGCGGCGGCAAGTTCCCGCTGGCGGACCACTGGAACCCCTTCAACGGCATGCGCACCCTTTCGGCCAACATCGCCGTGGAGCTGCCTGAGGCCGCGCAAAACTCCACCCACTACCGCACCCTCTTCCTCGGTGCCCTGGTGCTCTTCGGCATGACCTTCGTGCTGAACACCGTGGCCGAAGTCCTGCGCCAGAAACTGCGCGACAAATTCAAAATCGTCTGA
- a CDS encoding SET domain-containing protein, translating to MPKASPQKWWIVRRSAIHQRGIFSRTHIPAGTPIIEYTGEKITKAESERRGNALAARAAKTGGAAVYIFTLNKTHDLDGSTSGNTARLINHSCEPNCEAFITRGRIWIHAKRDIPEGEELSFNYGFALDTWEDHPCRCGKPSCVGYIVDEEHWPKLRRLLKARAQRAEKIAALEARAAELQQQLDALDTPSAPATKVAQKKTTKATKKKPQR from the coding sequence ATGCCCAAAGCCTCTCCTCAAAAATGGTGGATCGTCCGCCGTTCCGCCATCCATCAGCGCGGCATCTTTTCCCGCACCCACATCCCGGCGGGCACGCCCATCATCGAATACACCGGTGAAAAAATCACCAAGGCCGAAAGCGAACGCCGTGGCAACGCCCTCGCCGCCCGCGCCGCGAAGACCGGCGGCGCCGCCGTGTACATCTTCACGCTGAACAAGACCCACGACCTCGACGGCAGCACCTCCGGCAACACCGCCCGCCTCATCAACCACTCCTGCGAGCCGAACTGCGAGGCCTTCATCACCCGTGGCCGCATCTGGATTCACGCCAAGCGCGACATCCCCGAAGGCGAAGAACTCTCCTTCAACTACGGCTTCGCTCTCGATACCTGGGAAGACCACCCCTGCCGCTGTGGCAAGCCTTCCTGCGTCGGTTACATCGTCGATGAAGAGCACTGGCCCAAGCTGCGCCGCCTCCTCAAAGCCCGTGCCCAGCGCGCCGAAAAAATCGCCGCCCTCGAAGCCCGCGCCGCCGAGCTCCAGCAGCAGCTCGATGCCCTCGACACCCCCAGCGCCCCCGCCACCAAAGTGGCCCAGAAGAAAACCACCAAGGCCACCAAGAAAAAGCCTCAAAGGTAG
- a CDS encoding DUF1353 domain-containing protein → MPSALRLLARTAQALLAAWLLTHCASITPVPTVSFTDHRHAMLHADLEYVDAATGQKILVPAGFVTDHASIPPSLRPYFESGGQAYQYPAIVHDWLYWSQTTTRAEADRIFASAMADCGVGEVKRKAIYAGVRAGGESAWKKNQKEREQGLPKVIPATHRDPRTWPAQVTWPQLRQQLSAAGVR, encoded by the coding sequence ATGCCGTCCGCACTCCGCCTCTTAGCTCGCACCGCCCAGGCCCTGCTCGCAGCGTGGCTGCTCACGCATTGCGCCAGCATCACGCCCGTGCCCACCGTGTCATTTACTGATCACCGCCATGCCATGCTCCATGCGGACCTCGAGTATGTGGATGCCGCCACCGGCCAAAAGATCCTCGTGCCCGCAGGTTTTGTGACGGATCACGCCAGCATCCCGCCTAGCCTGCGCCCGTACTTTGAGTCCGGTGGCCAGGCTTACCAATACCCCGCCATCGTTCATGACTGGCTCTACTGGTCCCAGACCACCACTCGTGCGGAGGCAGACCGCATCTTCGCCTCGGCCATGGCGGATTGCGGTGTGGGCGAGGTAAAACGCAAGGCCATCTATGCCGGCGTGCGCGCTGGGGGCGAGTCCGCCTGGAAGAAGAACCAAAAGGAGCGCGAGCAGGGCCTGCCCAAAGTCATCCCCGCCACCCATCGCGATCCCCGCACCTGGCCCGCCCAGGTCACCTGGCCCCAGCTCCGCCAGCAGCTCTCCGCCGCCGGGGTGCGCTGA
- a CDS encoding PQQ-like beta-propeller repeat protein: MRFVLPFLFAATLHAENWPQWRGPRLDGTSQDRGFPMELTEKTLAWKAELPGEGHASPIVWGDHVFTVASLPEEQARVLLCLDRATGKVQWQKEVLKTGLEGKHRLNSHASSTPATDGEKVFTAFLDQMEVVVSAHDFSGKQVWQVRPGTFASKHGFCSSPILFEDKVIVNCDHDGPGYMVAFSRADGRELWRIQRPNQTRSYCVPLIREMAGRTQMVLTGTKCVTSYDPRDGRLLWMMDGPTEQFVASPVFDEKSGLLLLSGGFPEHHILAIRPDGAGDVTNTHIKWRTNKGVSYVPSPICEKGWLLIVSDSGIGHCFDAKTGEIVWEERMKEHHASLVSAEGRVYFINDFGLMRSVKPGKKYDLLAESELDEKVYASPAMSEGQIFVRGSKHLFCIGKRTAATAAR, translated from the coding sequence ATGCGTTTTGTTTTGCCCTTCCTGTTTGCTGCCACGCTCCATGCTGAGAACTGGCCGCAGTGGCGGGGGCCGCGCCTGGATGGCACGAGCCAGGACCGGGGATTCCCCATGGAACTGACGGAGAAGACGCTGGCCTGGAAGGCGGAACTGCCCGGGGAGGGCCATGCCTCGCCTATTGTGTGGGGTGACCATGTTTTCACCGTGGCCTCCCTGCCGGAGGAGCAGGCGCGGGTGCTGCTGTGCCTGGACCGCGCCACCGGCAAGGTGCAGTGGCAGAAGGAAGTGCTAAAAACGGGCCTGGAAGGCAAGCACCGGCTGAACAGTCATGCCTCCAGCACACCGGCCACGGATGGGGAAAAGGTATTCACCGCCTTTCTGGATCAGATGGAGGTGGTCGTCAGCGCGCATGATTTCAGTGGCAAGCAGGTGTGGCAGGTGCGGCCGGGCACATTTGCCAGCAAGCATGGCTTTTGCTCCAGCCCCATCCTGTTTGAGGACAAGGTGATCGTGAACTGCGACCACGATGGTCCGGGCTACATGGTGGCTTTTTCCCGCGCCGATGGGCGCGAGCTGTGGCGCATCCAGCGGCCCAACCAGACGCGCAGCTACTGCGTGCCGCTGATCCGCGAAATGGCTGGGCGCACCCAGATGGTGCTGACCGGGACCAAATGCGTGACCAGCTATGACCCGCGCGATGGCCGCCTGCTGTGGATGATGGACGGGCCGACGGAGCAGTTTGTGGCCTCGCCTGTCTTTGATGAAAAATCCGGGCTGCTGCTCCTCAGCGGCGGCTTTCCAGAGCATCACATCCTGGCCATCCGCCCGGATGGGGCGGGCGATGTGACAAACACCCACATCAAATGGCGCACGAACAAGGGCGTGTCCTACGTGCCCAGCCCCATCTGTGAGAAGGGCTGGCTGCTCATCGTCAGCGATTCAGGCATCGGCCACTGCTTCGATGCGAAGACGGGTGAGATCGTGTGGGAGGAGCGGATGAAGGAGCACCACGCCTCCCTGGTGAGTGCGGAAGGGCGTGTCTATTTCATCAATGACTTCGGCCTGATGCGCAGTGTGAAGCCCGGCAAAAAGTATGACCTGCTGGCAGAAAGCGAACTGGATGAAAAGGTGTATGCCTCACCCGCCATGAGCGAGGGACAGATCTTTGTCCGGGGCAGCAAGCACCTGTTCTGCATCGGCAAACGCACAGCCGCGACGGCGGCGCGGTGA
- a CDS encoding ABC transporter permease subunit has protein sequence MPLATPQQPARTKGEVKVWLTAAGLTLGLIMISGLLLLIAFNGLSVFWPDRVAVYTIKEGDKETRIAGSLVKSQQRRKPDGSFVTEHSIFTGNKDAYNLAFRFINDSDIVSQTDAKGIYVAERMEYGDAIFTPLALQLADGKKIPGDDAAFAGEFARLVKQGNERREEILRIEKHEIGDINARMKKLEVRSRKEDVKAEIAKEQALYQTLADEAQKLRAAQTADKLLYKLASGEERTQNVGDILHFYQPNDLGLGGRFIVFLQAIWEFLMAEPREANTEGGIFPAIFGTFVMTVLMAFMVTPFGIIAAIYLREYARQGFLVQVVRICVNNLAGVPSIVFGVFGLGFFVYGVGGFIDGGVQYPLAPNWWFAAGIGALACIGFAVYLSTHNRTAIPTQQKRQKFLQKVEGTLWIASVFLVIITVARCPYFGGFFSDSLPTPTFGTGGILWASLTLALMTLPVVIVATEEALVAVPRGVREAALACGASKWQTIQRIVLPSALPGVMTGVILAMARGAGEVAPLMITGVVKLAPSLPLDLSWPFIHAERKFMHLGFHIFDLGFQSPDSEGAKPMVFATTLLLILLVVALNLAAIQIRARLRKRYQASAF, from the coding sequence ATGCCCCTCGCGACTCCCCAACAGCCGGCCCGTACCAAAGGCGAGGTGAAAGTGTGGCTCACCGCCGCAGGACTCACCCTCGGCCTCATCATGATCAGCGGCCTGCTGCTGCTCATTGCCTTCAATGGCCTCTCCGTCTTCTGGCCGGACCGCGTGGCCGTGTACACCATCAAGGAAGGCGACAAAGAAACCCGCATCGCCGGCAGCCTGGTGAAGTCCCAGCAGCGCCGCAAGCCCGACGGCAGCTTCGTCACCGAGCACTCCATCTTCACCGGCAACAAGGACGCCTACAACCTGGCCTTCCGCTTCATCAACGACTCCGACATCGTCTCCCAAACCGATGCCAAAGGCATTTATGTGGCCGAGCGCATGGAGTATGGCGATGCCATCTTCACCCCCCTGGCCCTGCAACTGGCCGATGGCAAAAAGATCCCCGGTGACGATGCCGCCTTTGCTGGCGAATTCGCCCGCCTCGTCAAGCAAGGCAACGAACGCCGCGAGGAAATCCTGCGTATCGAGAAGCATGAGATTGGCGACATCAATGCGCGCATGAAAAAGCTGGAGGTCCGCTCCCGCAAAGAAGATGTGAAGGCCGAGATCGCCAAAGAGCAGGCCCTCTATCAGACCCTGGCCGACGAGGCACAGAAACTCCGCGCCGCCCAGACCGCCGACAAGCTGCTCTACAAGCTGGCCTCCGGCGAGGAGCGCACGCAGAACGTCGGCGACATCCTCCACTTCTACCAGCCCAACGACCTCGGCCTCGGCGGTCGTTTCATCGTCTTCCTTCAGGCCATCTGGGAATTCCTCATGGCCGAGCCCCGCGAAGCCAATACCGAGGGCGGCATCTTCCCCGCCATCTTCGGCACCTTTGTCATGACGGTGCTCATGGCCTTCATGGTCACCCCCTTTGGCATCATCGCCGCCATCTACCTGCGTGAATATGCCCGCCAGGGATTCCTGGTGCAGGTCGTCCGCATCTGCGTGAACAACCTCGCTGGTGTGCCCTCCATCGTCTTCGGGGTCTTCGGTCTCGGCTTCTTCGTTTATGGCGTCGGTGGCTTCATCGACGGTGGTGTGCAGTATCCCCTCGCGCCCAACTGGTGGTTTGCCGCAGGCATTGGCGCGCTGGCCTGCATCGGCTTCGCGGTGTACCTTTCCACCCACAACCGCACCGCCATCCCCACCCAGCAAAAGCGGCAGAAGTTTCTGCAAAAGGTCGAAGGCACCCTCTGGATCGCCAGCGTCTTCCTGGTCATTATCACCGTGGCCCGCTGCCCCTACTTCGGCGGCTTCTTCAGTGACAGCCTGCCCACGCCCACCTTCGGCACCGGCGGCATCCTTTGGGCCTCGCTCACCCTCGCCCTCATGACCCTGCCGGTCGTCATCGTCGCCACCGAGGAGGCGCTCGTCGCCGTGCCACGTGGCGTGCGGGAAGCCGCCCTCGCCTGCGGTGCCTCGAAGTGGCAGACCATCCAGCGCATCGTCCTGCCCAGCGCCCTGCCCGGCGTGATGACCGGCGTCATCCTCGCCATGGCCCGTGGTGCGGGCGAAGTCGCCCCGCTGATGATCACCGGCGTGGTCAAACTGGCCCCCTCCCTGCCCCTGGACCTCTCCTGGCCCTTCATCCATGCCGAGCGCAAATTCATGCACCTTGGCTTCCACATCTTCGACCTTGGCTTCCAGTCCCCCGATTCCGAAGGGGCCAAGCCCATGGTCTTTGCCACCACGCTCCTGCTCATCCTGCTCGTCGTGGCCCTGAACCTCGCCGCCATCCAGATCCGCGCCCGCCTGCGCAAACGCTACCAGGCCAGCGCTTTCTAA
- a CDS encoding superoxide dismutase: MAHTLPALPYDKTALEPHIDATTMEIHHGRHHNAYVTNLNNAIAGKADLEALSIEDLCKKISSVPADIQAAVRNNGGGHFNHSLFWNIMGPNAGGAPSGELAEAINAAFGSFDAFKEAFAKAGATRFGSGWAWLVVKDGKVAVTSTPNQDNPLMDGSGTPILGCDVWEHAYYLKYQNKRPDYITAWWNVVNWTAVADLFAKAK; the protein is encoded by the coding sequence ATGGCTCATACACTGCCCGCACTCCCCTACGACAAGACGGCGCTCGAACCGCACATTGACGCCACCACGATGGAGATCCATCACGGTCGCCATCACAACGCCTATGTGACGAACCTGAACAACGCCATCGCTGGCAAGGCCGATCTCGAGGCGCTTTCCATCGAAGACCTGTGCAAGAAGATCAGCAGCGTGCCTGCCGACATCCAGGCAGCCGTTCGCAACAATGGCGGTGGTCATTTCAACCATAGCCTGTTCTGGAACATCATGGGCCCGAACGCTGGTGGCGCCCCTTCGGGTGAGCTGGCCGAAGCCATCAACGCCGCTTTCGGCAGCTTCGATGCCTTCAAGGAAGCCTTCGCAAAGGCAGGTGCCACACGTTTCGGCTCCGGCTGGGCATGGCTGGTGGTGAAGGACGGCAAAGTGGCCGTGACCTCCACCCCGAACCAGGACAATCCCCTCATGGACGGCAGCGGCACCCCGATCCTGGGCTGCGACGTCTGGGAGCACGCCTACTACCTGAAGTATCAGAACAAGCGCCCTGACTACATCACCGCGTGGTGGAATGTGGTGAACTGGACGGCTGTCGCCGATCTCTTCGCCAAGGCCAAGTAA